In Williamwhitmania taraxaci, the genomic window TACAACCCCTCCGAAGGATATGCGAGTTACGTTATGCTTGGAGTGCTTGCCCTTGTTCTTCAGCAAACATTACTCATAGGAATTGGAATGCTGGGGGGCACTACACGTGAACGGAAACGCTTTCACTTCTTAATACCGGTGGGCAACAAAAAGGGGGGATCTATTCCTATCGTTCTTGGGAAAGCGGCGGCATACCTCACTATTTACATTGCCAATGCCATATATGCGTTAGGGATAATGCCCAAGGTGTTTAACTACGCACATAGGGCCGACATATTCAGCATGATCCTTTTCCTGCTCCCATTTCTACTATCTATCATCTTTTTAGCCATGGCACTTTCCTCACTATACAAGAATAGAGAGCACTCCATGTTGATACTCGTATTTACCTCCATTCCCTTTATCTTTTTCACCGGAATTTCGTGGCCATACGAAGCCCTACCCATATGGATAAAGGCCATTGCGCAATTTATCCCAAGCACACCGGGAGTTAGAGGAATTTTAAAACTCAACTTAATGGGGGCTCCTTTTTCGAGCGTGTTAAAGGACTGGATTCATCTCTGGATACTAACAATAGGCTACTTTACCTTTGCCTGCTTCATGACCAAGCGCTTTATAAAGCGACGACAGCTTGAAATGGATAATACAACAGAAGAGTAAGCAAAAAAAAGAAGACTAAACCCCACAAGTTTAGTCTTCTCTTTTTGGGAAAGCATATTTATTTCCAGGATACAGAGAATACAGTTTCCGAAGCTCCCTTGGTAAGGGATTTGGGTATCTCTACTTTTATGCCAGTACATCCCGATATTTCAAGTGCTCGCTCCATCCAACCTCCAATTCGATGCTCAATAACCGGATGCGAAAGCGGCATTTTCTTTATTATTACCTCAACAGATTTGCTCTTGAAATTTGTAGCCACAAGTTCTGAAGGCTGATAGTAAGCGGCAAAAACACGACTTGCTCGCTCAATAATATGGCCTGGCGTAGCAAACTTAACATACAGCTTATAAACACCAGTCAATGCCACTTCAGCGCTATACCGCCCACATGCCCAAGCTCCCTTCTCTGTGTCTTGAAAAAACAGTTCTCCAATACGAGCTGTTGGAAAAATTGCGGCTTCGCGCATGGGATACCACTCTGATACATTTACCCCATCCTTTA contains:
- a CDS encoding ABC transporter permease; amino-acid sequence: MKRFHKIYKGFDHLAFFYREEFKNIFSDAGVLLIFVGAVLIYPVLYGYVYAKEVVKEVPVALVDQSKTSESRLLARMVDASEFIRLAEKPNSLAEAENLFYQGKVHGVIVIPSEFSKDILSGRQTRVSVYCDAAYFLYYKQVFKGASFAVGTYSAGVEIKKLMAKGVPVDQAMNKREPIPVITNALYNPSEGYASYVMLGVLALVLQQTLLIGIGMLGGTTRERKRFHFLIPVGNKKGGSIPIVLGKAAAYLTIYIANAIYALGIMPKVFNYAHRADIFSMILFLLPFLLSIIFLAMALSSLYKNREHSMLILVFTSIPFIFFTGISWPYEALPIWIKAIAQFIPSTPGVRGILKLNLMGAPFSSVLKDWIHLWILTIGYFTFACFMTKRFIKRRQLEMDNTTEE